Genomic DNA from Terriglobales bacterium:
AGAGCAGGACGCTGCTCAAGCCAGAAAAAACGAGCAATAGAAATAGTAAGTTCATATCGTAATAACTCCCGAAACGCGGGCGGCGTATACAATGCCGCCATCACTATGGTGCACCATGGGGCCTGTAAAATAAAGGAAAATATAGGGTTAGCAGCTTGTGGATATTTCTGTTTCGGTACCGTTCCATTTTGGCACTAATCAGGGTAAGTATGCTGATTACAAGGGCTTGGGGCAGCAATTTGTCCTCTGTTACTGAAGTAACGTTACCGATGTAACAGATCCTGCAGCGCGTCGTTCCACGCGGCGAGTTCGGTTCTGGGCAAAGCACGCAAATCTGCCGGGCGCCACGACTTAAGGACATAAATAGTCCAGACCAAAGCCCCAAGATTGTAGGTCGCCGGTTTTAGCAGAGTAAAAGAAAAGTGCTGCATTTTGCCACCATAGGCTCGGATAGCCACGACTGCGAGGTCGGAGCAGACATAAAGAGCCAGTCCCAGGGCAATGCCAAAGAGGTAGTTCTTCCAACTCAACCCAAAAAAAGAAGCGAATATGAAGAGAGCTACTAACAGTCCGGCCTGTACGATTCGCATACTCCGTTCCAAATTGAGTACCGCGCGCACGAACCGAAAGGTATCTGAACCAGGTGAGTTAAAGGCCGCCCATAACGCGACTAACACCAGCACAGCCCCCATAAGCCAAAATAAAAATGCTCCAAGCTTCTGCAAAGCCGCATAGTCCTTAAGAAGGCTTGCATAGATCTCATAAATCACCGCAAGAGCCAAAACCCAACTGACTACTTCTCCGTACCAATAGCCGTAGAAAAATACAGCAGGATGATGCTTTTGTAGAGCGGAAAGCACGATTGTTGTTATTACATCAAAGGCCGCATAAGCGAAAAAATAAGGCAGCTTTCGGTACAATCCCCGAACCAGCATGACCACCACAACCACTATCTCAAGGGTCGTGCCAACCACCAGAAGAACTGTCCCAAGAATCTGTTGAATTGGCATAGGCTACCGATAAAGTTAAGATATTTAGTCGGTAGCCCACAAGAAAATTCTTTGGGGGGTCAATTTTTGGGGATCAATTTTAGTGTTAGATGATGCAGTTGTTTCCCTGTGGGTCGCAGGTCGGTCCGCAGGATCCACAGCCTTTGTCTATATTTGTGATTGGCGTTTTTGTTGTTAGCGCTGCTGCTGAAATTGGGCTTGCAATTCCGGTGGTTAAGGCTAAAGTAAGTGCGATGGTGAAGATAAGTTTTTTCATGATTGAATTTCTCCTTGTTGGTGCTACTTTCGCCCAAAAGCGGAAATTCCTAAAAAAAAACTGAAAAAGGTAACAATTACGGAATTCGTAAAATAGGTGACTTGTGCTAAGCCCTACAGAAGACTTTTTGAAGAATACCCTTTCGGTATTTCAGACCATTCTGGAACGGTTGCAGTATCTGCGGTCTTTACGGAGTAGTAAAGAGGGGAAGTACGAACATTGGGGTATGAACCGGACCCATGGCCCCGATGTGGTTCAAAAGATGATTGCCGAGGTGCACTCCTACAATTTTCTGGAGGCCCTGCGCACTTCCTTGCTGGTCTTATGGGAAGAGGTCCAGGAGTCGGCCCGCGAGCAAAACATGGATCCATTGCAGTACCTGGATCTGTTGGAAAAGGATGGATCGTTGCTCCCCAAGAACCTGCAAGGGGGGTCGGCTAAACACCTGGATTCAGTGTTTGCTGCTTTGCGAGAAATTGCTCGAGCTCAACAGTCCCCACGTCCCCCAGGCTCATAGCCACACCCACCACCTGCCCCAGTACTTCTGCCTCTTGTGGGTGCTTAAAAATGCGCACTGGCACCGGCGATAGAGGATGGGGTTGCAGAACGATCTGGCTTCCTACCAGCGAGCACCAGCAGCAAAGAAAGCCCTCTCGCGTTTCTACAAAGTAGATGGGACGCTCATATTCACTGCGCCAGCCGCCCTCCTGGATCTTGTTTTTGTTCTCGTCAATTTGCAGAAATGAACCCGGCAAAATCAGAGGATACAAAGTCAGATCATCAGTTCCCACGTATCCGTAGGTATAGCTGGTACGCGCGAATTTGGAGAGGAAATGCAAGGGCACGGTGCCCCACTTTTCGACCATCCGGCCCATATTGGTGGTCTTTCGCATGTCGAAGCCGGGGTCAAAGCGCAGGGGCATTTCAATCGTCCGCCCTTCATCCGATACCGAAAGAATATGACTCTTGGGCGGAGGCTGTGTCACTGAAATATCTTCCGCGAGATTGCCCAGCGGGATTCCGAAGACCGAGAGGATCTCATCCACACCCTTGCGGTAGAGCATCGCCAGGGAATAGACGCGATAAATGCTGGGCAGCATGCCTTTGGTTTCCATTTCAGAAAGGCGGCTGGCGGGGATGGAGTATTCCTGATTGTTATATTTCTCTGCAATCAGGGCACTCGCCGATTCAACATCTTTCAGCGTCAGACCTAGAGCTTCGCGTATTGCTCGCAATTGTTGACCCGGAACCATGGTGGCGCGTGAACTAACCTAAATCAATTTCGAGCCCGAATTACGGAAATCGTAACAAGCTTGGCTATGCTATGCCAGAAAAGAATGCATGGCCCAGGGATTTTTTATTCCGGGATTCGTAAATTTCTCATACCGCATGTTGAGAAATGCGGTTTTTGATGTATGCGCCTTCCAAGCGATATGTGGTCTCCCTGTAGATGAGCAAGACAAGGGCCAAAACAAAGCGGCCTGCTGTTCATTAGAACTGGCAGGCCGCCGGTAGACTGTTGGGATTGGCTGAAGACGCTGACCGCGCTCTAGCTCTGTCTTTATGTCCCTAACTACAGTGTTCTTACGTGCTTAAAGCGGGCGCGCCTTAAGCCTCAGCCACCTCACTGTATCTACTACTATTACTACAATCAGAACTTTTATCCATCGGATCCCCTCCTTTCCCAGTGTGAGACAAGTTTATTCCAAGGTCTGGAATCGAGTCAATAAGGTGGACGTGAAATTTTTAAGCAGAGAACCAACTCTGTAAAAGCTTTGAATCTGGCGGGTTTCCCTTTGTGCCCCTTCGTGTTTTTCCTCGGTGTCCTTTGTGGTTAAAGCATTAATGGTTAAGCATTTTGCTGCTACAATAATGACTTCCTCAATCGCGCTTTCAAAATATCAGGGAGACACGACCTAAGCATGGGTTTACAAATGCGTTTATTGATCAGGCGTAGTGCGGCTGTTTTGAACAAGGCAGCCGCGGGAGTAGTTTGCCTAGTCCTGCTGACCGGCTGCGGCGATACCTTCCGCCCGGTAGCCAACCCGATTCCACAGCCCGGCGGCAACCCAGTAGGGACAATCGAAAACTCCATTGTTCTCGCCACCAATGGCACCGGCGCAGGTACGACAACGAACATAAACGTGTCTGGAGACACAGTGGTAGCGGTCCTTCCAGTGGGCGTATATCCGGTACATGCCGCCATTATTGCCGCGGACTTATTTATCGCCAACCGTGATGGTGATAGTCTCAGCGTCTATCCTTCAAGTGCAGGTGCAGGGGCCTCGGTCACAACCGTTACACTGCCCGCAGGCGCCAAGCCACTGTTCGTTGCCAGTACCGACAATACCAATGTCTATGTGGCGCAATCGGGCACAAATTCTGTAGGAGTGGTTTCGCTGGCCACATTGGCGGAAGTAAATAGCATCACCGATGCTTCCATATCGACCCCGGCGGCCATCGCCCAATTGCCCAACGGCAGCAAGATTTATGTGGCTAATAAGGGCAGCGGTAAGGTTACGGTGATTGATTCGGCAACGTTTGTCATTAAAGGCGCAATTACAGTGGGAACCACACCCTCGGCGATCGTCGCCAGTCCTGACGGCAATTGTGTGTACGTAGCCAATCAAGGCAGTGGCACCGTCACGGTAATCAACAGCTTGAACGATGCAACTCCTGTGGCTGCGATTACCGTCGGCGCGGGGCCTAGCTTCCTGCGTTTTGATTCCAAACTGCAGCGTGTTTACGTAGCCAATACGGGCGGCAATTCGGTTTCAATCATCAATCACGCTGCCGATTGCAGCGCATCTACGGCAACTACGGTTATGGTTGGCACCGCTCCCACGTCGGTTGCCGCGCTCTCCGATGGGACGCGCGCTTACGTTGCCAATTCCGGTAGTGGCAACGTCTCTGTCATTCTCACCAGCAGTAATACCGTAAAAACCTTTGGTCTTTCCAATGCCATTGCTGTAGGAGCAAATCCAGTTTCAGTAGGCTCTTCCGCTGACGGTACTAAGGTTGTGGTCGCTAACAACTCAGGAAGCATTTCCGTAATTCAAACTAGCACCGATACTGTGATTCCGGGATTAAACCTGACGCCAACCACAGGCGCCATCCCCGTCGCCCCTAATCCCCGGTTCGTGTTGATGAACCCGTAGTAGTCGAGGTCAGCCCATCATCTTCAATGCGGATGCTTTGAAGCGTTGAACCAGAACAATAACCTGTCTAGCAGCATACAAATACCGAAGTACTCGAGGAACGCCAGGAACCCGATGTACACAAATCTCAAATGCTCTCCGTACTGAATAAGTAAAGCAACGCCAGCTAAGTGAAAAGCCAGGAGTATACTAAGCCACGCCCAAAAGCGGCGATTGTGCCATTGGTTCCGAAAGCTCTTTAGCACGTAGCCAAAAATACCAGCAGTTTGCAAAATCAGTAGAATCAAAAAAAATGGGATCTTTTTGTGATGGATAGCCGCCCATATTACGGTCACAACCCATGCTATTGCAAACACAATTTCCGCGAGTAAAATCGATAATCGCTTTAGAGTTTTCAAGTGGCGCCCTATTTACAATTTCCTGCACGGCTGACTGGAATTCATCATACACTCCACGCTCACAGCTATATCTAGCCCCGGGCCATCAGCGTTTTCTTGCTTTGTATCAGGGCAAGAGTTTACTCGTGCCGCCAGTCGTTCACAAATGGGCCGGGGGCAGAGCTCCGCCAAGTGGGTCCCGCTAGGACTACTGCCAAACGGGATCAGATCTTTCGATTGACGGCTTCCCACTGTTCTTTAAACGGCAGGCAATAGAGTCTGGTTAACCTCTCACTGATGGCTATCCAGCGGTTTTCCGACAGAGCTTCTCTCAGAGGCTTAATCTGCATGCGCAACAATTGTGCAACATCGCGCAAAAAGACATATGCAGGTCGTGAGCCGACCCCCTCCGGTGTGCTCATTGCCATGAGCACCATCGATAATTCTTGCCAGTCATCGGGGGCATGTTGCGGGGCAATACTGACGCCAAGATCCTCGCGCCCCTGAGCAATCCGAAACAGCATCTCTTTCGTGGCGATTGTGACGAAGGCATAGTCGAATGCTGGAGGGAATGGAATAGCCTCATTTGCGATGATTTTTCCGCCGCACTCTGTAAACAGAAATTGCAGATTCTCATTAACCTCTTGTATTAGTTGCTCGTGGCGCTTCCTTGCCAAGCGCCTGTTGTCCCATCCCAGAAGTGAACGAAGAGGTGATAATGTTTGTCGCTGTGTTTGGTTCGACAATGGAAATCGTATGAGTTGAAATCTATCCGAAGTGGTTCCCCTGCTTATCAGATAGTCCAGTTCGGTCCAATAACTGCCCCCGCGCAATGCCGCGAGTGGAGGTGTCAGCAAACAAAATAAGCTGTTCCTACGGATTGCTGTATCCAAGAATGTTTGGGTTGCCGTCCATGTTTCGGATGAGGCGGTAAGGAACTTCCAGAGCCGCTGTGGCGGGTCGAAGATATTGGCTCCCAATGACGCTGCAATTTCCGCGTAATTGGGAACCTGGTCGTAAGAACCAAGAATTACACTCGCCCCGGATTCGATGAAATTATGTGATTGATTGCTCAAGCTTCTACGTACCCTGTATGAGAAAAACGTTGATTGAGAAAACCTGATTGAGAAAAACCTTTGATTAAGAAAAACGAAAACGTGTGCGCTGCCACAGTCCAGCCCGCAAGGCCTGGGAAAGCATTAAAAAAAAGCCACTTCCACTCTGCAGAAGGCCAGCGCGCAGCGCCCGCGAAGCGCCAAAACCAATGTTTTTTCACAACTTTGGAGATAACATAATCTCAATGACCAAAGGTCGGGTAATTCGTTTCATCAAGAATTTTGCGAAGGACTTTTGAAGAAAATCAAGATTAACCCTACCAAGCTGGCAATGCTATTGAAGTCGAGAATTAACGGAACCCACCACCACTTTCCTGCCCCTCTGATGGGAACTAAGAGGATACCCAATACCCCACACAGCCCTCCAACAAGAGGTATGGTCGAAGATTTCTCTCTCTTGAAAATCCATCGAAGGATAATTCGTACATTTCCCACGATGATTAAGGCTGCAAACAGAAGCAACAAGGAGGAAATCACCCAGAGTATAGTTGTCCGCACTAAAATCTCCTACGGGACGAATATACGCTGTCCCAAGCCCCTTTAATGAACTCCCAACCTTCCAAGCGTGGCTCATCCTAACACTGCGGGGTGGCCCGTCCCTAGCTTCTTGCTAGGGCGGGGTTTTCCTGTACGTGCACCTCAGGCGCCAATCCCATTCGTTCTCTCTGCCCCGCCCGTCCACTCGGATTCGATTTCTACAACGCCCTGGGGGGTACTTGCTGCTAGTGTCTGGAGCCCTAAAAACAGCGCTGATCGCCGCGTATTTATTGGGGAAAAGCGTTTTTGGGTGGGAGACTTGCTGAGATAGTCCGCAGTCCTCAGGGAGGCTTTTGTTCTAAGCGCTCCGCTCCGCTGTGCGCTTGCCTTCGGCAGAGTGGAATTATTTATTTCCAAGAGCATAACGGCACGGATAAATCCGTGCCCTGACAAGCACGCGCTGGGCGCGCGTGCACGGGTTTCCGCAACGGCTTCTGGAGTCGCGCGTGGCAAACAAATTTTCAAAGACCTCAAGGGCATTACTCCAAGTAAGCCCCGCATCCTGGGATGCTTTTCAAACTCTTAGAAGCCCGGCTAC
This window encodes:
- a CDS encoding helix-turn-helix transcriptional regulator encodes the protein MRAIREALGLTLKDVESASALIAEKYNNQEYSIPASRLSEMETKGMLPSIYRVYSLAMLYRKGVDEILSVFGIPLGNLAEDISVTQPPPKSHILSVSDEGRTIEMPLRFDPGFDMRKTTNMGRMVEKWGTVPLHFLSKFARTSYTYGYVGTDDLTLYPLILPGSFLQIDENKNKIQEGGWRSEYERPIYFVETREGFLCCWCSLVGSQIVLQPHPLSPVPVRIFKHPQEAEVLGQVVGVAMSLGDVGTVELEQFLAKQQTLNPGV
- a CDS encoding YncE family protein, giving the protein MGLQMRLLIRRSAAVLNKAAAGVVCLVLLTGCGDTFRPVANPIPQPGGNPVGTIENSIVLATNGTGAGTTTNINVSGDTVVAVLPVGVYPVHAAIIAADLFIANRDGDSLSVYPSSAGAGASVTTVTLPAGAKPLFVASTDNTNVYVAQSGTNSVGVVSLATLAEVNSITDASISTPAAIAQLPNGSKIYVANKGSGKVTVIDSATFVIKGAITVGTTPSAIVASPDGNCVYVANQGSGTVTVINSLNDATPVAAITVGAGPSFLRFDSKLQRVYVANTGGNSVSIINHAADCSASTATTVMVGTAPTSVAALSDGTRAYVANSGSGNVSVILTSSNTVKTFGLSNAIAVGANPVSVGSSADGTKVVVANNSGSISVIQTSTDTVIPGLNLTPTTGAIPVAPNPRFVLMNP